One Danio rerio strain Tuebingen ecotype United States chromosome 22, GRCz12tu, whole genome shotgun sequence genomic window carries:
- the npb gene encoding neuropeptide B precursor: MERSVRSVLVFVAVSILISSHPTDAWYKQSTGPSYYSVGRASGLLSGIRRSPYVRRSEGESALDSGETPGVSNSVLAELSSSNSGRQTPVLKNMAICVKDISPNLQSCELLQDGSSSFRCKADVFLSLDSLDCFTS; the protein is encoded by the exons ATGGAGAGGTCCGTCAGATCCGTGCTGGTGTTCGTAGCTGTTTCCATCCTCATTTCCAGCCATCCCACAGACGCCTGGTACAAGCAGTCGACCGGTCCAAGTTACTATTCGGTTGGGAGAGCGTCGGGTTTGCTGTCGGGCATCCGGAGGTCGCCGTATGTGCGCCGGTCTGAGGGGGAATCAGCGCTGGACAGCGGAGAGACTCCCGGGGTCTCCAACAGCGTCCTGGCGGAGCTCAGCAGCAGCAACAGCGGCAGACAGACTCCAGTGCTGAAGAACATG GCGATCTGCGTAAAGGACATTTCCCCAAACCTACAGAGCTGCGAGCTGCTTCAGGACGGTTCGAGCTCGTTTCGTTGCAAAGCAGACGTGTTTCTGTCGCTCGACTCTCTGGACTGCTTCACCTCATGA
- the sgsh gene encoding N-sulphoglucosamine sulphohydrolase isoform X1, with protein sequence MYGLHQGVHHFNSFDGVQSLPLLLKRANIHTGIIGKKHVGPGPVYPFDFAYTEETNSVLQVGRNITKIKLLVRKFFQSHKEERSETKEERPFFLYVAFHDPHRCGHSQPQYGVFCEKFGNGESGMGRIPDWEPKYYSPDQVKVPYFIPDTPAARADIAAQYTTVSRLDQGIGLVLEELRKAGFENDTLVIYSSDNGIPFPNGRTNLYGSGVKEPMLLSSPEHQQRWGKLSQAYVSLLDITPTILDWFSLPYPSYSLSMSQPVELTGRSLLPALISEPSWDTVFSSQSLHEVTMFYPMRSIHKGPYRLLHNLHYRMPFPIDQDFYISPTFQDLLNRTQSGRPTGWFKTLNEYYYRQRWELFDVRTDPMEKVNLAGDLDYSEVLESLKDLLLKWQWRTEDPWVCEPDAVLEAKLEPECRPLYNGL encoded by the exons ATGTATGGCCTCCATCAGGGAGTTCATCACTTTAACTCGTTTGATGGAGTGCAGAGTCTTCCTCTACTGCTGAAACGAGCCAACATTCACACAG gtatCATCGGGAAAAAACACGTTGGTCCTGGCCCTGTTTACCCGTTTGACTTCGCCTACACGGAAGAGACCAATTCTGTCCTCCAGGTGGGTCGGAATATCACCAAGATCAAGCTCCTTGTTCGGAAGTTCTTCCAGAGCCATAAAGAAGAGAGGAGCGAGACAAAGGAGGAACGGCCTTTCTTCCTGTATGTGGCGTTCCATGATCCTCACCGCTGCGGTCATTCCCAACCCCAGTATGGAGTGTTCTGTGAGAAGTTCGGGAATGGAGAGAGCGGAATGGGGAGGATTCCAGACTGGGAGCCGAAGTATTACTCTCCGGATCAAGTCAAG GTTCCGTATTTTATTCCGGACACTCCTGCAGCGAGGGCGGATATAGCGGCTCAGTACACAACAGTCAGCCGGCTGGATCAAG GGATTGGTCTGGTTCTTGAAGAATTGCGGAAAGCCGGATTTGAAAATGACACTCTGGTGATCTACAGTTCAGATAACGGAATTCCGTTCCCCAACGGACGCACTAACCTGTATGGCTCAGGTGTGAAGGAGCCCATGTTGCTCTCATCACCTGAACACCAGCAGCGCTGGGGGAAACTCAGCCAGGCCTACGTCAGTCTACTGG ACATCACTCCTACAATTCTGGACTGGTTCTCTTTGCCGTACCCATCCTACAGTCTCTCCATGTCGCAACCTGTGGAGTTGACGGGTCGCTCTCTCCTCCCAGCCCTGATCTCAGAGCCATCCTGGGACACCGTCTTCTCCAGCCAGAGTCTCCACGAGGTCACCATGTTTTACCCTATGCGCTCCATCCACAAGGGCCCCTACCGGCTCCTCCATAACCTGCACTACCGCATGCCTTTCCCCATAGACCAGGACTTCTACATCTCTCCAACCTTCCAGGACCTGTTAAACCGCACTCAGTCAGGACGACCCACAGGCTGGTTTAAGACGCTAAATGAGTATTACTACCGGCAGCGATGGGAGCTGTTTGACGTCCGGACTGATCCGATGGAGAAGGTGAATCTGGCTGGTGATCTGGATTATTCAGAGGTTCTGGAGAGCCTGAAGGATCTGCTATTAAAGTGGCAGTGGAGGACGGAAGACCCCTGGGTTTGTGAACCTGATGCAGTTTTGGAGGCCAAATTGGAGCCGGAGTGCAGACCGCTATACAACGGACTATGA
- the npb gene encoding neuropeptide B isoform X1, producing MERSVRSVLVFVAVSILISSHPTDAWYKQSTGPSYYSVGRASGLLSGIRRSPYVRRSEGESALDSGETPGVSNSVLAELSSSNSGRQTPVLKNMVQHTHHSENKQAICVKDISPNLQSCELLQDGSSSFRCKADVFLSLDSLDCFTS from the exons ATGGAGAGGTCCGTCAGATCCGTGCTGGTGTTCGTAGCTGTTTCCATCCTCATTTCCAGCCATCCCACAGACGCCTGGTACAAGCAGTCGACCGGTCCAAGTTACTATTCGGTTGGGAGAGCGTCGGGTTTGCTGTCGGGCATCCGGAGGTCGCCGTATGTGCGCCGGTCTGAGGGGGAATCAGCGCTGGACAGCGGAGAGACTCCCGGGGTCTCCAACAGCGTCCTGGCGGAGCTCAGCAGCAGCAACAGCGGCAGACAGACTCCAGTGCTGAAGAACATGGTACAGCACACACACCATTCAGAAAACAAACAG GCGATCTGCGTAAAGGACATTTCCCCAAACCTACAGAGCTGCGAGCTGCTTCAGGACGGTTCGAGCTCGTTTCGTTGCAAAGCAGACGTGTTTCTGTCGCTCGACTCTCTGGACTGCTTCACCTCATGA
- the sgsh gene encoding N-sulphoglucosamine sulphohydrolase precursor encodes MAFVFAWTLLCLLLCFDVGGCRSRNVLLIIADDGGFETDVYNNTVVQTPHLRALSKRSLIFKNAFTSVSSCSPSRSTILTGLPQHQNGMYGLHQGVHHFNSFDGVQSLPLLLKRANIHTGIIGKKHVGPGPVYPFDFAYTEETNSVLQVGRNITKIKLLVRKFFQSHKEERSETKEERPFFLYVAFHDPHRCGHSQPQYGVFCEKFGNGESGMGRIPDWEPKYYSPDQVKVPYFIPDTPAARADIAAQYTTVSRLDQGIGLVLEELRKAGFENDTLVIYSSDNGIPFPNGRTNLYGSGVKEPMLLSSPEHQQRWGKLSQAYVSLLDITPTILDWFSLPYPSYSLSMSQPVELTGRSLLPALISEPSWDTVFSSQSLHEVTMFYPMRSIHKGPYRLLHNLHYRMPFPIDQDFYISPTFQDLLNRTQSGRPTGWFKTLNEYYYRQRWELFDVRTDPMEKVNLAGDLDYSEVLESLKDLLLKWQWRTEDPWVCEPDAVLEAKLEPECRPLYNGL; translated from the exons ATGGCGTTTGTATTCGCGTGGACGTTGTTGTGTCTTCTGCTTTGTTTTGATGTAGGAGGATGCAGAAGTAGAAATGTACTTCTCATCATTG CTGATGATGGTGGGTTTGAGACTGATGTCTACAATAACACAGTGGTCCAGACTCCACATCTCCGAGCTCTCTCTAAGCGCAGTTTGATCTTCAAGAACGCCTTCACCTCCGTCAGCAGTTGTTCACCTAGCCGCTCCACCATATTGACTGGACTTCCACAG CACCAGAACGGGATGTATGGCCTCCATCAGGGAGTTCATCACTTTAACTCGTTTGATGGAGTGCAGAGTCTTCCTCTACTGCTGAAACGAGCCAACATTCACACAG gtatCATCGGGAAAAAACACGTTGGTCCTGGCCCTGTTTACCCGTTTGACTTCGCCTACACGGAAGAGACCAATTCTGTCCTCCAGGTGGGTCGGAATATCACCAAGATCAAGCTCCTTGTTCGGAAGTTCTTCCAGAGCCATAAAGAAGAGAGGAGCGAGACAAAGGAGGAACGGCCTTTCTTCCTGTATGTGGCGTTCCATGATCCTCACCGCTGCGGTCATTCCCAACCCCAGTATGGAGTGTTCTGTGAGAAGTTCGGGAATGGAGAGAGCGGAATGGGGAGGATTCCAGACTGGGAGCCGAAGTATTACTCTCCGGATCAAGTCAAG GTTCCGTATTTTATTCCGGACACTCCTGCAGCGAGGGCGGATATAGCGGCTCAGTACACAACAGTCAGCCGGCTGGATCAAG GGATTGGTCTGGTTCTTGAAGAATTGCGGAAAGCCGGATTTGAAAATGACACTCTGGTGATCTACAGTTCAGATAACGGAATTCCGTTCCCCAACGGACGCACTAACCTGTATGGCTCAGGTGTGAAGGAGCCCATGTTGCTCTCATCACCTGAACACCAGCAGCGCTGGGGGAAACTCAGCCAGGCCTACGTCAGTCTACTGG ACATCACTCCTACAATTCTGGACTGGTTCTCTTTGCCGTACCCATCCTACAGTCTCTCCATGTCGCAACCTGTGGAGTTGACGGGTCGCTCTCTCCTCCCAGCCCTGATCTCAGAGCCATCCTGGGACACCGTCTTCTCCAGCCAGAGTCTCCACGAGGTCACCATGTTTTACCCTATGCGCTCCATCCACAAGGGCCCCTACCGGCTCCTCCATAACCTGCACTACCGCATGCCTTTCCCCATAGACCAGGACTTCTACATCTCTCCAACCTTCCAGGACCTGTTAAACCGCACTCAGTCAGGACGACCCACAGGCTGGTTTAAGACGCTAAATGAGTATTACTACCGGCAGCGATGGGAGCTGTTTGACGTCCGGACTGATCCGATGGAGAAGGTGAATCTGGCTGGTGATCTGGATTATTCAGAGGTTCTGGAGAGCCTGAAGGATCTGCTATTAAAGTGGCAGTGGAGGACGGAAGACCCCTGGGTTTGTGAACCTGATGCAGTTTTGGAGGCCAAATTGGAGCCGGAGTGCAGACCGCTATACAACGGACTATGA